In one window of Pseudomonas chlororaphis subsp. chlororaphis DNA:
- a CDS encoding ShlB/FhaC/HecB family hemolysin secretion/activation protein, producing MSLGRRGSCFVLAALLPLAVPDIALALQVPNAGQAMRDIESVQPVQPVPSELELDLPKADTPAAPAAPDTSGIRVQVQAFAIEGNQVFTTERLRPLLADLQGQELDLNGLRAAAQRITDYYQKRGYVLARAFLPPQDIENGLVRIAVVEGRYGRIEVQNRSRALDQVVHAPLSSLNSGEAVYDADLERSLLLLSDLPGVQARGTLRPGQEYGTTDLVIDTEPGPLLNGTLEADNFGGYYTGEYRLGGSLNLNNPLRLGDQLSLRAMRSDESQRYYRAAYQLPVGPWSTRVGGAYSQMSYHVGRDFEVLDYHGTASFRSLFVAQPLVRSRTFDLTAQLQYEDKRLRDDIDLYEDSNRKRIGLWTLSLSGNGQDHVFGGGQNFFDLSYGSGRLRFGDREKEVGDRRTAGTSGGFAKLNLNAARLQRLSDRFQLYTRLSAQWTNSNLDSSEKLGLGGPYGVRGYPLGAGSGDQGWQASTELRYALAPRWQLSAFADTGTVKVNRQPWTSENNTRRITATGIGASWAGPSQQVNLTLAWPLHDNGKTRDKPERRPQVWMNATQYF from the coding sequence ATGAGTCTGGGGCGGCGTGGGTCGTGTTTCGTGCTGGCGGCGCTGCTGCCCCTGGCGGTGCCCGATATCGCTCTGGCCTTGCAGGTGCCTAACGCCGGTCAGGCGATGCGTGACATCGAGTCGGTCCAGCCGGTCCAGCCAGTCCCTTCGGAGCTGGAGTTGGATCTGCCCAAGGCCGATACACCCGCCGCGCCGGCAGCCCCGGACACCTCCGGGATCCGGGTGCAGGTCCAGGCGTTTGCCATCGAGGGCAACCAGGTGTTCACCACCGAGCGCCTGCGGCCGCTGCTGGCCGACCTGCAGGGCCAGGAACTGGACCTGAACGGTTTGCGCGCAGCCGCGCAGCGTATTACCGACTACTACCAGAAGCGGGGTTATGTACTGGCCCGCGCTTTCCTGCCGCCCCAGGACATTGAAAACGGCCTAGTGCGGATCGCCGTGGTGGAGGGGCGTTACGGACGCATCGAAGTGCAGAACCGTTCGCGCGCCCTGGATCAGGTGGTGCATGCGCCACTGTCGTCGCTGAACAGCGGCGAGGCGGTATACGACGCGGACCTGGAGCGCAGCCTCTTGCTGTTGAGCGACCTGCCCGGGGTCCAGGCCCGCGGCACCTTGCGCCCTGGCCAGGAGTACGGGACCACCGACCTGGTGATCGATACCGAGCCCGGGCCGCTGCTGAACGGCACCCTGGAGGCGGACAACTTCGGTGGCTACTACACCGGTGAATACCGCCTGGGCGGCAGCCTCAACCTCAACAACCCCTTGCGCCTCGGCGACCAGCTCAGCCTGCGGGCGATGCGCAGCGACGAGTCGCAGCGTTATTACCGTGCGGCCTACCAGTTACCGGTCGGTCCCTGGTCGACTCGCGTCGGCGGTGCGTACTCGCAAATGAGCTACCACGTGGGCCGGGACTTCGAGGTCCTCGACTACCACGGTACTGCCAGCTTCCGCAGTCTCTTCGTCGCCCAGCCACTGGTGCGCAGCCGGACCTTCGACCTCACTGCGCAACTGCAATACGAAGACAAGCGACTGCGCGACGATATCGACCTCTACGAGGACAGCAACCGCAAACGGATCGGCCTGTGGACCCTGAGTCTCAGTGGCAACGGCCAGGATCATGTTTTCGGGGGAGGCCAGAACTTCTTCGATCTGTCCTACGGCAGCGGACGCCTGCGTTTCGGCGACCGCGAGAAAGAGGTCGGGGACAGGCGTACCGCGGGCACTTCGGGCGGGTTCGCCAAGCTCAATCTCAACGCTGCACGCCTGCAGCGCCTGAGCGACCGCTTCCAGCTCTATACCCGGCTGAGTGCGCAATGGACCAACAGCAACCTGGACAGCTCGGAAAAGCTCGGCCTTGGCGGTCCCTACGGTGTGCGTGGCTATCCATTGGGCGCCGGCAGTGGCGACCAGGGCTGGCAGGCCAGTACCGAATTGCGCTACGCCCTGGCTCCACGCTGGCAGCTCAGTGCTTTCGCCGACACGGGCACGGTCAAGGTCAACCGCCAACCCTGGACCTCCGAAAACAATACCCGCCGGATCACGGCGACCGGTATCGGTGCCAGCTGGGCGGGGCCTTCGCAGCAAGTCAACCTGACGCTCGCCTGGCCGCTGCATGACAACGGCAAGACCCGGGACAAGCCGGAGCGCCGCCCCCAGGTCTGGATGAACGCGACGCAATATTTCTAG
- a CDS encoding two-partner secretion domain-containing protein: MNKMYALVWNQALACWNVAHEGARRRRKSGARKGMVVAAVSLLGAGAMSSAFALPTGGTVVHGTGDILVFDNNKEMSINQHTDKLITNWNDFSVAKGERVTFNQPGKSSVALNRVIGTNASNIQGRINANGQVFLVNPNGVVFGQGAQVNVGGLVASTRSISDDDFKAGKYNFSGNSSAEIINNGDIIADQGGNVALLGTNVRNDGVIQAQMGRVVLGAGDKFTVNFDGNNLLNLQVDGAAVDALVKNGGLLKADGGQVLMTAKSAGDMLRTVVNNQGTIEANTLRGTAGKITLDGGDMGKVLVGGAMTASAIGTVGNGGVIETKGANTEVQLATRVNTQASNGQTGSWKITSREVKVNPTAASGSDTAYADTLSNNLATTNIELASSAGDVVVGGPVTWNSGNQLKLSSKRDIEVNGGLASTGIKARVEMNADKAIRLNGNVTLSGANASLGMNHGSGYALGQDAKVTLSGTGASFDSNGALYDVIQNTAQLQAVNNNLNGLYVLGTDIKGYGNFKSIGGNGTFSGVFDGLGNTVSGFTVTNTGPMVGLFAGNSGSISNLKLANMTVNGTTSGVGFSYIGGLVGVNTGTLTNISATGLRVNANASNTNVVGGLVGLNAGGAIDRASVGGNSYVNGNSYTTSVGGLVGENVSGGAGSASITNSLANVAIGGYLARNFAGGAGGLVGTNRGGYIADSSSSGSVGTYSCSYVGTNIGGLIGYNQAGTVERSSSSATVQGHSASNIGGLIGFNTNSAVRESSFSGKVNGYGSASAGGLIGYNQNSTLNDVKTSGTVYDTSGTNVGGLVGQNFYGKIDTAEALANVTAGANSNTGGLIGSNYGGTVSHVVARGKVVAGSNSNVGGLIGNNDGDLSSVEASGEVRAGSNSFVGGLVGTNGRTLGSTIETATAKGTVYGDRDSNIGGLVGQNHGQISNSLALGSVSGGYYTRLGGLVGLNMGKVRQSVASGKINANYPSYQTYGGLVGVNYGEMKYNSALGEAAQVPLSGMNLGIIQ; this comes from the coding sequence GTGAACAAAATGTATGCACTGGTTTGGAACCAGGCCTTGGCATGCTGGAATGTGGCTCATGAAGGGGCACGTCGCCGGCGCAAGTCGGGTGCACGCAAGGGGATGGTCGTGGCGGCTGTCAGCCTGCTGGGAGCGGGCGCCATGTCCTCGGCATTCGCCCTGCCGACGGGGGGAACCGTGGTGCACGGTACGGGCGATATTCTGGTCTTCGACAATAACAAGGAAATGTCGATCAACCAGCATACCGACAAGCTGATCACCAACTGGAACGACTTCAGCGTCGCAAAGGGCGAGAGGGTTACCTTCAACCAGCCTGGTAAAAGCTCGGTTGCGCTGAACCGCGTCATCGGAACCAATGCCAGTAACATCCAGGGCCGGATCAATGCCAATGGCCAGGTGTTTCTGGTCAACCCCAACGGCGTAGTGTTCGGCCAGGGCGCGCAGGTCAACGTGGGTGGTCTGGTGGCTTCGACCCGAAGCATCAGCGACGATGACTTCAAGGCCGGCAAATACAATTTCTCGGGCAACTCGTCGGCGGAGATCATCAACAACGGCGACATCATTGCCGACCAGGGCGGCAACGTGGCGCTGCTGGGGACCAACGTTCGCAACGATGGGGTGATCCAGGCGCAAATGGGCCGGGTGGTGCTGGGTGCGGGGGACAAGTTCACCGTGAACTTCGACGGCAACAACCTGCTCAACCTGCAAGTCGATGGCGCCGCAGTGGATGCCCTGGTGAAAAACGGTGGCCTGCTCAAGGCTGACGGCGGCCAGGTGCTGATGACCGCCAAGAGTGCTGGCGACATGTTGCGGACCGTGGTCAACAACCAGGGCACCATCGAGGCCAATACCCTGCGTGGCACAGCCGGCAAGATCACCCTCGATGGCGGCGATATGGGCAAGGTGCTGGTGGGCGGGGCGATGACCGCCAGTGCCATCGGCACCGTGGGTAACGGCGGTGTGATCGAGACCAAAGGCGCGAATACCGAGGTGCAACTGGCGACCCGGGTCAATACCCAGGCCAGCAACGGCCAGACCGGCAGCTGGAAGATCACCTCGCGCGAGGTCAAGGTCAATCCGACAGCGGCATCGGGCAGCGACACCGCCTACGCCGATACCTTGTCGAACAACCTGGCGACCACCAACATCGAACTGGCCAGCAGTGCCGGCGATGTGGTGGTGGGTGGTCCCGTCACCTGGAACAGTGGCAATCAGCTGAAGCTGTCTTCCAAGCGCGACATCGAGGTCAATGGCGGACTGGCCAGCACCGGTATTAAGGCCCGGGTCGAGATGAATGCCGATAAAGCCATCCGGCTCAACGGCAACGTGACCCTCAGTGGGGCCAATGCCAGCCTTGGGATGAACCATGGCAGCGGCTATGCCCTGGGGCAGGACGCGAAGGTCACTCTGTCCGGTACCGGGGCCTCGTTCGATTCGAACGGCGCGCTTTACGATGTCATTCAAAACACCGCCCAGTTGCAGGCGGTCAATAACAACCTCAATGGCTTGTATGTCCTGGGGACCGACATCAAGGGTTACGGCAACTTCAAGTCCATTGGTGGCAATGGCACCTTCTCTGGCGTCTTCGATGGCCTGGGCAATACTGTCAGCGGTTTCACGGTGACCAATACCGGGCCTATGGTTGGTCTGTTCGCCGGCAACTCGGGCAGTATCAGTAACCTGAAACTGGCCAACATGACCGTCAATGGCACTACCTCCGGAGTGGGCTTCAGCTATATCGGCGGCCTGGTGGGGGTGAACACCGGGACCCTGACCAACATCAGCGCCACTGGCCTGCGCGTCAACGCCAACGCCTCGAACACCAACGTCGTGGGTGGTTTGGTCGGGCTCAATGCAGGCGGTGCGATCGATCGCGCATCGGTGGGGGGCAACTCCTACGTGAATGGCAACAGCTATACCACGTCGGTGGGTGGCCTGGTCGGTGAAAACGTTTCAGGGGGTGCGGGTTCCGCGAGCATTACCAACAGTTTGGCGAATGTCGCCATTGGCGGGTACCTGGCGCGCAACTTCGCTGGTGGTGCGGGCGGCCTGGTCGGTACCAACAGGGGCGGTTATATCGCCGACTCTTCCAGCAGCGGTTCAGTCGGTACCTACTCGTGCAGTTATGTGGGCACGAATATAGGTGGGCTGATCGGTTACAACCAGGCAGGCACGGTCGAGCGGTCCAGCTCCTCGGCAACGGTGCAGGGTCACAGCGCCAGCAACATTGGCGGCCTGATCGGGTTCAACACCAACAGTGCGGTCAGGGAGTCCAGCTTCAGCGGTAAGGTCAACGGTTACGGCAGTGCCTCGGCAGGCGGGCTGATCGGTTACAACCAGAACAGCACGCTGAACGACGTCAAGACCAGCGGTACGGTCTACGACACTTCGGGCACCAATGTCGGTGGCCTGGTCGGCCAGAACTTCTACGGCAAAATAGACACCGCCGAGGCCTTGGCCAATGTCACCGCGGGCGCCAACAGCAATACCGGCGGGCTGATCGGCAGCAACTACGGCGGTACCGTCAGCCACGTCGTGGCTCGCGGCAAGGTCGTGGCAGGCAGCAACAGCAATGTTGGCGGGCTAATCGGCAACAACGACGGTGACCTGAGTTCGGTCGAAGCCAGTGGTGAAGTCCGGGCCGGGAGCAACAGCTTCGTGGGTGGCCTGGTGGGTACCAACGGTCGCACCCTGGGCTCGACTATCGAAACCGCTACGGCCAAGGGCACTGTCTACGGTGATCGGGACAGTAACATCGGTGGGTTGGTGGGGCAGAATCATGGCCAGATCTCCAACTCCCTGGCCCTGGGCTCGGTGAGCGGCGGTTACTACACGAGGCTCGGCGGCCTGGTGGGGCTGAATATGGGCAAAGTTCGTCAATCGGTGGCCAGTGGCAAGATCAACGCCAATTACCCGAGCTACCAGACTTACGGCGGCCTGGTCGGCGTCAACTATGGCGAGATGAAATACAACTCGGCACTGGGCGAAGCTGCCCAGGTACCGCTTTCCGGCATGAACCTGGGAATCATCCAGTAA
- a CDS encoding fimbrial protein — protein sequence MSNETRSANTAGLKQSMENGPMTHLLALRPAGHVRRFYRSAQVLACLLPGLIGATAQAALVESQAIDCSFSNGAGRPWVEVTPLTSTTPVGSVLWQRPVALITNYRYGGATGNKAHELVSAGYWTAGTPLPDAIAPTNIDGIGFKIAVNSSDGVLRNITQVSKPVALEKNQVIYDPGAGQNQRSLMVTNYLQSLILTVPPSQLPSGELVIDRVAGSSGLMLYAVDLLKDVASLGGEVTIPNDNMPIGICRKPYSLMGPAIINMGGGGGITVPNTCVVESYRTIPVKLGRFSLANFPKVGSTSSPVPFRIELSQCALNARPQITFTDKVAAHTDPSVLNLAASPNSAKGFGIIMINDLNGQRVKYDGTRYDMQRVGDSAIIPLRAGYIRTGSDAEVKVGDADGAAEFTFTFP from the coding sequence ATGAGCAACGAAACCCGGTCGGCCAACACGGCCGGGCTCAAGCAGAGCATGGAGAATGGCCCCATGACCCATCTATTGGCGTTGAGGCCCGCCGGCCACGTACGTCGGTTCTACCGCAGCGCCCAGGTACTGGCTTGTCTGCTCCCGGGCTTGATCGGCGCGACGGCCCAGGCCGCCTTGGTGGAAAGCCAGGCGATCGACTGCTCGTTCAGTAACGGTGCCGGCCGGCCCTGGGTGGAAGTGACGCCGTTGACCAGCACCACGCCGGTAGGCTCCGTCCTGTGGCAACGACCGGTGGCCCTGATCACCAACTACCGATATGGCGGGGCTACGGGTAACAAGGCCCATGAGTTGGTCTCTGCCGGATACTGGACCGCGGGTACGCCGCTGCCCGACGCCATCGCCCCGACCAACATCGACGGTATCGGTTTCAAGATCGCGGTGAACTCCTCCGACGGCGTCCTCAGGAATATCACCCAGGTGTCCAAGCCCGTAGCGCTGGAAAAGAACCAGGTTATCTATGACCCCGGCGCAGGCCAGAACCAGCGTTCGCTGATGGTGACCAACTATCTGCAATCGCTGATTCTCACGGTGCCCCCCAGCCAGTTGCCCAGCGGCGAGCTGGTGATCGACCGTGTCGCCGGCAGCTCAGGGCTGATGCTGTATGCGGTCGACCTGCTCAAGGATGTGGCCAGCCTGGGAGGGGAGGTCACCATCCCGAACGACAACATGCCCATCGGCATCTGCCGCAAACCCTACTCCTTGATGGGCCCCGCCATCATCAATATGGGCGGGGGAGGCGGGATCACCGTTCCCAACACCTGTGTGGTGGAGTCGTACAGGACCATCCCGGTGAAGCTCGGGCGTTTCTCCCTGGCCAATTTTCCCAAGGTGGGTTCCACCTCGTCGCCGGTACCGTTTCGCATCGAACTGAGCCAGTGCGCATTGAATGCCAGGCCGCAGATCACCTTCACCGACAAAGTTGCCGCTCACACCGACCCGTCGGTACTCAACCTGGCGGCTTCGCCCAACAGCGCCAAGGGCTTCGGCATCATCATGATCAACGACCTGAACGGGCAGCGGGTCAAATACGACGGCACTCGCTACGACATGCAACGGGTGGGCGACAGCGCGATCATCCCGCTGCGGGCCGGCTACATCCGCACCGGCAGCGATGCCGAGGTCAAGGTCGGCGACGCCGATGGCGCGGCGGAGTTCACCTTTACCTTCCCCTGA
- a CDS encoding LysR substrate-binding domain-containing protein, which translates to MNRNELRKADINLMVVFETLMLERNVTRAAEKLFLGQPTISSALNRLRAIFNDPLFIRVGHRMEPTARAEELIQHLSPALDALSSALSLTHDFDPASSTMTFRIGLSDDVEFGLLPPLLRTLRQEAPKVVFVVQHADYWRIPDLLAAGDITVGISQTRGLPANAKRKLLRHIQPSVLRADASDTPLTLDEYCSRPHVLVSHTANVSGFADEWLAEIGRQRHVVLSVPQYSSLPALLAGTDMIASLPDYTAAAMAASGQLFQEPFPFKTPTLDLSMVWLSHVDTDPAERWLRSRLEAFMSDRDLAPLKAR; encoded by the coding sequence ATGAATCGCAACGAACTGCGCAAGGCCGATATCAACCTGATGGTGGTGTTCGAAACCCTGATGCTCGAGCGCAATGTGACCCGGGCGGCGGAGAAGCTGTTTCTCGGCCAGCCGACCATCAGTTCGGCGCTCAATCGCTTGCGCGCGATCTTCAACGATCCGCTGTTCATTCGCGTGGGCCACAGGATGGAGCCGACCGCCCGCGCCGAGGAGCTGATCCAGCACCTGTCGCCGGCGCTGGATGCCTTGTCCTCGGCCTTGAGCCTGACCCACGATTTCGATCCCGCCAGCAGCACCATGACCTTTCGCATCGGCTTGTCCGACGACGTCGAGTTCGGCCTGTTGCCGCCGCTGCTGCGGACCTTACGCCAGGAAGCGCCGAAGGTGGTGTTCGTAGTGCAGCACGCGGACTACTGGCGAATCCCGGACCTGCTGGCCGCCGGCGACATCACCGTGGGTATCAGCCAGACCCGCGGGCTGCCGGCCAATGCCAAGCGCAAGCTGCTGCGGCATATCCAGCCCAGCGTGCTGCGCGCCGATGCCAGCGACACGCCACTGACCCTCGACGAATACTGTTCCCGTCCGCATGTGCTGGTGTCGCACACGGCCAATGTCAGCGGCTTTGCCGATGAATGGCTGGCCGAGATCGGTCGACAGCGTCATGTGGTGTTGTCGGTGCCGCAGTACAGTTCGCTGCCGGCGTTGCTGGCGGGGACCGACATGATCGCCAGCCTGCCGGACTACACGGCGGCGGCCATGGCCGCGTCGGGGCAGTTGTTCCAGGAGCCGTTTCCGTTCAAGACCCCGACCCTGGACCTGTCCATGGTCTGGCTCAGCCATGTCGACACCGACCCGGCCGAACGCTGGCTGCGTTCGCGGTTGGAGGCGTTCATGAGCGACCGCGACCTGGCGCCGCTCAAGGCGCGTTGA
- a CDS encoding 5-carboxymethyl-2-hydroxymuconate Delta-isomerase translates to MPHLHMEYTANLPQLDADKALLRFNNALVASGQFAEYDIKSRARKVETFRVGTGLGERAFVHVKLSLLSGRSPEIKKQLSQSLLAVLQELCEWPAGVELQLAVEILDIDRESYGKLSIGH, encoded by the coding sequence ATGCCTCATCTGCATATGGAATACACCGCCAACCTGCCGCAACTGGATGCCGACAAGGCCTTGCTGCGGTTCAACAACGCGTTGGTGGCGTCCGGGCAGTTCGCTGAATACGACATCAAGAGCCGTGCGCGCAAGGTCGAGACGTTTCGCGTCGGCACCGGCCTCGGCGAGCGGGCGTTCGTGCATGTGAAGCTGTCGTTGCTCAGCGGGCGTTCGCCAGAGATCAAGAAGCAGCTTTCGCAAAGCCTGCTGGCGGTGCTGCAGGAACTCTGTGAATGGCCGGCTGGCGTCGAGTTGCAACTGGCGGTGGAGATCCTGGATATCGACCGCGAGTCCTACGGCAAGCTCAGCATCGGCCACTGA
- a CDS encoding LysR family transcriptional regulator, with protein MLNSNLLRKLDMQDLMVFVAVYEQSSVTGVSETLCVSQSTVSYCLKKLRTGFEDELFINTRTGMRPTYKASTMYSHVLKILESINLCHSGVQAFDPTRQAVTFNVCAPEYFELLILPRLLKGFDFADLPVTVNVHKLETDIPAEELRDGSLDLVVCFGPNFHHNHPDLKSQVLLEDDLVCVFDKRATPPLEPRFSLQSFVERRHVYPTPWTSTTNMVDGWLARQAHRRQIVARSNSYSAALKMITGTDFILTLPRRIQALLTNDAVFSHCEAPNGLPGFTLDMQWSAHTDQDSANTWFREQVVKVCAQQGLL; from the coding sequence ATGCTGAACAGTAACTTGCTTAGAAAGCTCGATATGCAGGACCTGATGGTGTTCGTCGCCGTGTACGAGCAAAGCAGCGTGACCGGGGTCTCGGAAACCCTGTGCGTGAGTCAGTCGACCGTCAGTTACTGCCTGAAAAAACTGCGCACCGGCTTCGAGGACGAGCTGTTCATCAATACCCGCACCGGCATGCGTCCGACCTACAAAGCCAGCACCATGTACAGCCATGTGCTGAAGATTCTCGAGAGCATCAACCTGTGCCATTCCGGGGTCCAGGCTTTCGACCCGACCCGCCAGGCCGTCACCTTCAATGTCTGCGCGCCGGAATATTTCGAACTGCTGATCCTGCCGCGGCTGCTCAAGGGCTTCGACTTCGCCGACCTGCCGGTGACGGTCAACGTGCACAAGCTGGAAACCGATATCCCCGCCGAGGAACTGCGCGACGGCAGCCTGGACCTGGTGGTCTGCTTCGGTCCGAACTTTCACCACAACCACCCCGACCTCAAGTCGCAGGTGCTGCTCGAGGATGACTTGGTGTGTGTCTTCGACAAGCGCGCGACGCCGCCGCTGGAGCCGCGCTTCAGCCTGCAGTCGTTCGTCGAGCGGCGGCACGTCTACCCCACGCCCTGGACCTCGACCACCAACATGGTCGATGGCTGGCTGGCCCGCCAGGCCCACCGGCGGCAGATCGTCGCGCGCTCCAACAGCTACAGCGCGGCGCTGAAAATGATCACCGGCACCGACTTCATCCTGACCCTGCCACGGCGCATCCAGGCGCTGCTGACCAACGACGCGGTGTTCAGCCATTGCGAAGCGCCCAACGGCCTGCCGGGCTTTACCCTGGACATGCAATGGAGCGCCCACACCGACCAGGACAGCGCCAACACCTGGTTCCGCGAGCAGGTGGTCAAGGTCTGCGCGCAGCAGGGCCTATTGTAG
- a CDS encoding DMT family transporter yields MKPTSLLNAHLGMLLWAVLIAASFFAAARVSQAVDPLLLTGLRLLLSALMFVPTLWLNGTFRINRAGLRAHAMLGLLLAIYFASLFEALRHTSAVNTGILFALVPLLTLLFEGLLLSDNPGKNRLLPMLLAAAGATLLTFRGSGPEGVPSLYAVGVYGVGCLAMACYSPLSQRLKATSLKDRSPAAMTFWNMLFGALFLFAFCLPGGGWRSAMLLTLDDGLWLLYLALFATLATFWLLHRAIGVIAPATVISYIYLSTLFITLFHWFVLGRHPLPGELLGALLVGLGMLALILGSRRPVPVPG; encoded by the coding sequence ATGAAGCCCACCAGCTTGCTCAACGCCCATCTCGGCATGCTGCTGTGGGCGGTGTTGATCGCCGCTTCTTTTTTCGCCGCGGCCCGGGTCAGCCAGGCCGTCGACCCGCTGTTGCTGACGGGCCTGCGCCTGCTGTTGTCGGCCCTGATGTTCGTGCCGACGCTGTGGCTTAACGGCACGTTCCGGATCAACCGCGCCGGGCTGCGGGCGCATGCCATGCTTGGGTTGCTGCTGGCGATCTATTTCGCTTCGCTGTTCGAGGCGCTGCGGCATACCTCGGCGGTCAATACCGGCATCCTGTTCGCCCTGGTACCGCTGCTGACCCTGCTGTTCGAGGGCCTCCTGCTGAGCGACAACCCTGGGAAAAACCGCCTGTTGCCGATGCTGCTGGCGGCCGCCGGGGCCACGCTACTGACCTTCAGGGGCTCGGGCCCCGAGGGCGTGCCGTCGCTCTACGCGGTCGGCGTGTATGGGGTCGGTTGCCTGGCCATGGCCTGTTATTCGCCGCTGAGCCAACGGCTCAAAGCCACCAGCCTGAAAGATCGCAGCCCGGCCGCCATGACCTTCTGGAACATGCTGTTCGGCGCGCTGTTCCTGTTCGCCTTCTGCCTGCCGGGCGGTGGCTGGCGCAGCGCCATGCTGTTGACCCTCGACGACGGCCTGTGGCTGCTGTACCTGGCCTTGTTCGCCACCCTGGCGACTTTTTGGCTGCTGCACCGGGCCATCGGGGTGATCGCACCGGCCACGGTCATTTCCTACATCTACCTGAGCACCCTGTTCATCACCCTCTTCCACTGGTTCGTGCTGGGCCGGCATCCCTTGCCGGGCGAGCTGCTCGGCGCGCTGCTGGTGGGCCTGGGCATGCTCGCCCTGATCCTCGGCAGCCGCCGGCCAGTCCCGGTGCCCGGTTGA
- a CDS encoding cyanate transporter: MENVRATTRPVFWLMLSVTLVALNLRPSMAAVGPLLSGIRGDIALSFSGAALLTMLPVMAMGLAMFFGVRIGQRLGDHRSVVISLLVIGLATLSRLFLDSAAELILSAVLAGLGIALIQSLMPALIKSRFPDNVSLFMGLYVTSIMGGAAVAASFAPLVMSRTGSWRLGLAIWAALAVLTLLFWYAQRAAMPKLPDAATHHESFAGSRRAWLLAVFFGLGTASYTCVLAWLAPYYVEQGWSEQDAGLLLGFLTAMEVVSGLVTPAIANRSQDRRRVLVALLVLIITGFCGLILSPRHLSLLWPCLLGLGIGGLFPMSLIVSLDHLDNPQRAGGLTAFVQGIGYLIAGLSPLLAGIIRDRLGSFEWAWWSLTAVMALMILMVLRFDPRHYHRHFQ; the protein is encoded by the coding sequence ATGGAAAACGTTCGCGCGACAACCCGCCCCGTCTTCTGGCTGATGCTCAGCGTGACACTGGTGGCCTTGAACCTGCGGCCGTCGATGGCCGCCGTCGGCCCCCTGCTGTCCGGCATCCGTGGCGATATCGCCCTGAGTTTCAGTGGCGCCGCGCTGCTGACCATGCTGCCGGTCATGGCCATGGGCCTGGCGATGTTCTTCGGCGTGCGCATCGGCCAGCGCCTGGGCGACCACCGCAGCGTGGTGATTTCGCTGCTGGTCATTGGCCTGGCCACCCTGTCGCGGCTGTTCCTCGATTCGGCCGCCGAACTGATCCTCAGCGCCGTGCTCGCCGGCCTCGGCATCGCCCTGATCCAGTCGCTGATGCCGGCACTGATCAAGTCGCGCTTTCCCGACAATGTCTCGCTGTTCATGGGCCTGTACGTCACCTCGATCATGGGGGGCGCGGCGGTCGCGGCGTCCTTTGCCCCGCTGGTGATGAGCCGCACCGGCAGCTGGCGGCTGGGCCTGGCGATCTGGGCGGCGCTGGCGGTCCTGACGCTGCTGTTCTGGTACGCGCAACGGGCGGCCATGCCCAAGCTGCCGGACGCCGCGACGCACCACGAATCTTTTGCCGGCAGCCGCCGCGCCTGGCTGCTGGCGGTCTTCTTCGGCCTGGGCACGGCGTCCTACACCTGCGTCCTGGCGTGGCTGGCCCCCTATTACGTGGAACAGGGCTGGAGCGAACAGGACGCCGGCCTGCTGCTGGGATTTCTCACCGCCATGGAGGTGGTCTCGGGCCTGGTGACGCCGGCCATCGCCAACCGCAGCCAGGACCGTCGCCGGGTGCTGGTGGCCTTGCTGGTGCTGATCATCACGGGCTTCTGCGGGCTGATCCTCAGCCCCCGGCACCTGAGCCTGCTCTGGCCGTGCCTGCTCGGCCTGGGTATCGGCGGGTTGTTTCCCATGAGCCTGATCGTGTCCCTCGACCATCTGGACAATCCGCAGCGTGCCGGTGGCCTGACGGCCTTCGTGCAAGGCATCGGCTACCTGATCGCCGGCCTGTCGCCGCTGCTCGCCGGGATCATCCGCGACCGCCTGGGCAGTTTCGAGTGGGCCTGGTGGTCGCTGACCGCGGTCATGGCGCTGATGATCCTGATGGTCCTGCGCTTCGATCCGCGGCACTACCACCGCCACTTCCAATGA
- the cynS gene encoding cyanase, which translates to MLQSQFAQAPRLALADTIIDAKARKNLSWQQLTDGTGLSLAFVTAALLGQHALPAAAADLVCSKLDLDQDASRLLQSIPSRGSIPGGIPTDPTVYRFYEMLQVYGSTLKALVHEQFGDGIISAINFKLDIKKVEDPEGGSRAVITLDGKYLPTKPF; encoded by the coding sequence ATGCTGCAATCCCAATTCGCCCAAGCCCCACGCCTGGCCCTGGCCGACACCATCATCGACGCCAAGGCGCGCAAGAACCTGTCGTGGCAACAGCTCACCGACGGCACCGGCCTGAGCCTGGCGTTCGTCACCGCCGCCCTGCTCGGCCAGCACGCCTTGCCGGCCGCGGCCGCCGACCTGGTCTGCAGCAAGCTCGACCTGGACCAGGACGCCAGCCGCCTGCTGCAAAGCATCCCGTCGCGCGGCAGCATCCCCGGCGGCATCCCCACCGACCCGACCGTGTACCGCTTCTATGAAATGCTCCAGGTCTACGGTTCGACCCTCAAGGCGCTGGTCCACGAGCAGTTCGGCGACGGCATCATCAGCGCCATCAACTTCAAGCTCGACATCAAGAAAGTCGAAGACCCGGAGGGCGGTTCCCGCGCGGTGATCACCCTGGATGGCAAGTACCTGCCGACCAAGCCGTTCTGA